In Oncorhynchus clarkii lewisi isolate Uvic-CL-2024 chromosome 2, UVic_Ocla_1.0, whole genome shotgun sequence, one DNA window encodes the following:
- the LOC139380282 gene encoding uncharacterized protein: MEFRCLLFVLISSSVVLITQSDTTTKDPDWSDIVVTMVGREVTLPCVDWPLTGSVSIHWKMKSPSVDHWKLVLSANERQQFSGAASKASMRLVDSNFQETGDFSLLFIPKMEDKGRYSCLIIQQQKKLREKIILLAILTVSIFPSATLPQHSTLRLMAEVSPASAVSEVTWLSPGGKPLRLARRSGGGVAKLPQIRLTDQGVYICQVYPRGNSSSPMFPFTVYLRVDGMNVASFTNISHSAQISMASLTQTPLTLACPPMQGDYVLLYWKPPDSRNINTTPLVYGYDRWRDRTEQSKTHAQLSLDGPLSTPKEGFFSFLLSPGLNDGGLYMCEVFLNDNVFSQWTLLSILQVKARHSPSALVLTCQYTERSQVKRVVWSHQNQSRTLKWSSSGPGRLSTEVPLSPTQDTAGNYTCTMLLRNGQAVKAVYTVKLPPKDNTESTTSISPPHPESNSASLLPFLSASLLLVPLVAAVAGVLLWRQKDISGSGIEQSLSHYAGEVENIYENPEDVRQTSPQGSVYMDLKPRVEDDVYEKLDRYKSCSLLETSTSQDLSAKA; the protein is encoded by the exons ATGGAGTTTAGATGTCTCCTCTTTGTTCTTATTTCTTCTTCGGTGGTGCTCATCACTCAATCTGACACGACCACTAAAG ACCCTGACTGGAGTGATATCGTTGTGACAATGGTTGGCAGGGAAGTTACCTTACCCTGTGTTGATTGGCCTCTCACGGGTTCTGTGAGCATTCATTGGAAGATGAAGTCTCCTAGCGTGGACCACTGGAAACTGGTCCTCTCGGCCAATGAGAGGCAGCAGTTCTCGGGGGCAGCCTCAAAGGCTTCCATGCGATTGGTTGACTCAAACTTTCAGGAAACTGGGGACTTCTCTCTGCTGTTCATCCCCAAAATGGAGGATAAGGGTCGCTACTCCTGTCTGATTATACAGCAACAGAAGAAACTGAGAGAGAAGATCATACTATTAGCCATCCTCACAG TCTCTATCTTTCCTTCAGCCACTCTCCCTCAGCACAGCACACTGCGTCTGATGGCAGAAGTGTCCCCCGCCTCCGCCGTTTCCGAGGTAACCTGGCTGTCCCCTGGTGGGAAGCCCCTACGATTGGCAAGGAGGTCAGGGGGGGGTGTTGCCAAGCTGCCCCAGATACGCCTCACTGACCAGGGGGTATACATCTGCCAGGTGTACCCAAGGGGTAACAGCAGCTCCCCTATGTTCCCCTTCACTGTGTACCTCCGCGTGGATG gTATGAATGTGGCCTCGTTCACCAATATAAGCCATA gTGCTCAGATCTCTATGGCCAGTCTCACCCAGACCCCTCTCACCCTCGCCTGCCCTCCGATGCAGGGCGACTATGTCCTGCTCTATTGGAAGCCCCCAGACAGCAGAAACATCAACACCACACCCCTGGTCTACGGGTACGACCGCTGGAGGGACCGCACAGAGCAGAGCAAG ACTCATGCCCAGCTGAGCCTGGACGGGCCATTGTCTACCCCAAAAGAGGGTTTCTTCTCCTTCCTGCTGAGCCCGGGGCTGAATGACGGAGGCCTCTACATGTGTGAGGTCTTCCTCAATGACAATGTGTTCAGCCAGTGGACCCTACTTAGCATCCTCCAAG tgAAAGCCAGACATTCTCCATCAGCCCTGGTCCTGACGTGTCAGTATACAGAGCGCTCCCAG GTGAAGCGGGTGGTGTGGAGCCACCAGAACCAGAGTCGCACGCTGAAGTGGAGCTCCTCTGGCCCGGGTCGCCTCAGCACCGAGGTCCCCCTGTCCCCCACCCAGGACACGGCTGGGAACTACACCTGCACCATGCTACTGCGGAACGGACAGGCGGTCAAGGCTGTTTACACCGTCAAACTGCCCCCGAAAG acaacacagagagcactacttctatctctcctcctcacccagaGAGCAACAGTGCCTcgctccttcccttcctctctgctTCATTGCTCCTGGTGCCCCTGGTTGCCGCGGTTGCTGGTGTGTTGCTATGGAGACAGAAAGACATTTCTGGCAGCG GTAttgaacagtctctctcccactacGCCGGGGAAGTGGAAAATATCTATGAGAATCCTGAGGATGTCAGACAG aCTTCCCCCCAGGGTTCAGTGTACATG GACCTGAAGCCCAGAGTGGAGGATGATGTCTATGAGAAATTGGATCG ATACAAATCATGCAGCCTTCTGGAGACCTCCACATCTCAGGATTTATCAGCAAAAGCTTGA